aaattttcaaatttcaacatAATGTCCTGAAAGTATTATAACTGAAAATgactaataaatattattttaactatAGAAACTTcatcaattatttattataaacatgaataaaaatatgaaactaaaAAAGTCTCATTTGATTagatgacttttttttttagatgtctTAATCAACGGTTTGGTGGTTCTTCCAGCGGCCCAGCCATTCGTACACTTTTAGCCGTGTTCTGAAGCGCATAGAGCAGATTTTTGGAGGTTTTAACGGTGTTCCCACGGATGTACCAAGAAAATGGCGGTAGATTAAATGGAGGATATGGCTCAAAGTATTGATTTATTGTCAATTTTGACCCAATCTTTCCTTGGCCACCGCTACATTTTCTATATTCTTCTGGACTCTTTGGTAACCTCTTTTTGCACAAGCGTTCTTGATCTACATATACAGGCTCCACTTTATAGTTTCCCTCGAACACTTTCATCAACATtactttctctttcttatattttcccTGTCAGTAAGATGAGTTAAGTACAAACACAAAGGTGTCTTGCTTCTTGTCAGAGATGCTTCTTACCGTAAGATCTTTTCTGTTTTCTTCCACAATTAGATGTAACGGGATACGTACAGAAGTCAGCGAAAAGAAGTCATAAACCACAGATCTCTCCACCTTGAAAACCTCCCTTGGACCATCCTCCATCAAAACCTTTTTTGATTTGGTTATCTtgataataaacaaaaacaatatcacAGTCTCATCTATTGCTATATATTGAATACCACATTGGAATCATATAATGATCAGAAAAGAAAACCATGAGGTCGCGCCACTTCTTCTCATCCAAAAACGAACTGCCGTGTGGATGAATCAACCATAAGTAGATTAATTCAGGCGGCGCTCCCAAGGTAATTTCTAAGTTCATATGGTAAACACCCTTCTTAGTTGTCACCTTCAAAGATCAAAAATATAAGAGACTTTAAGGATCTTGTTCTTGATTTTACCAAGCCAAACAAAAATTGGGTATTATATTTGtttgctgattttttttcttaccttGACCTTGGGAGGGGGATTTTGCCAAGGatgcttctcctcttcttcatgCCAAAGTTTTTCTTGTCTAATCTTCTCCTTTTCATCataatattcttttttcttcttcttcttggcagGAGCATTATTTTTAGTGTCTTTCTCTGACACCGACTTAGATTCGACATTTTCAGATCCCTTGGCCTCGGCCTACATCCACAAACAGAATAAATATGTGCTTATATATCTATTTGACTTCCTCAGGTCGTCTGATCGATGATATAAGCTGACCTTAAGAGGCTGTTGACTGTTCTTACTGATCCAGCTACCAAATCCAGGGAATACACCCATTTTCTATTCGAAAGTTTAGCCTACCAAAACTGATGAGAGCAAGAGTAAAATGTTGATTTTAAAgcttgtgtatatatattatggtTTCTGTAATGTTAGTTAAAGTATATTCTGCatctttttagcaaaaaaaaaaaaagaaagagtatATTCTGCATCTTGAGAGAATGTTGTACGTTAAGTTTTATGCATGGCGAAATAATGAAGTGGGCAGCTCATTTCTCGTGAATTACATGACGTACAAGCCAGAACTTTTTTGCATCCTTTGCTGCCACTGTTTAAAGTTTATTCCGTAAAACTTGTCAGGCTGAAGTCCGTTTATGTTGCTAGTGTTCAATCCAATTCATGCTATAAGCAAGAAGCGAATTTATTGAGTTAAAGATTGAAAGGATCGTGAAAATCCTGATTGAAAGAACCGTGAAAATCCTGattgaaaaatcaaaaaacaaaagcgataaaaataatataaagtatGAAAACATTTTAGAAATTGGTAAAGAAATAGACGAATTGGTGGAGTCGAgatttgatatctttttttaACTTAATAAATAGCCATAATATGTGACAGGTTGTGTGCGATTTTTTAATCCCAAGATAAAGCCACGATGAGACTGTTCGCAACACCCCAAACAGAATATGTGAACTCTAAGCTAAAGATAACAATAAAAGAAAGAATATCCTGGAAATATTCATGTTTATATCGCGAGAGAGGGAATATATATTTCGATGATTATCTGGAATTTTTCCCAGAATTATCTTGATATACATCCAAACTTTTAGATTTATTGAAATGAATTAGACACAATCCGTAAGGATTTATCTAGGAAATTATACAAAACATTTAGTATGAATTTGCTCCAAAAAGACTCAAGACCCAATCCCAAGCCAGCAGTACGTGTGTAGTTTGCATAATGGTCTCTCTCCGTCTTTTTCTATAGTATCTTCACAAGCTATTGAATTTTGATAAAAGAGTGTCCTATTTATACTATAAGATTTTTCTTATCATAAAAAatgtgaaattttttttcttgcattttatttaaatgaaaggtttttcatttaaaacccaaaaaatatttgatccacatttctttttatattaacctaaaattttacaaatccCCAAAGCTTACAAAATTTTAGTTCTTTCTTCCTTGATTCCTGGGTTTGACACCGGAGTTTTCAAATGTTATTTTTTGGATTCTTCGAGATAACCCAACCCGACCCGGTAACGTCGAACTAAAGTAAATGGAACAAAAAGAATAGTAATAAGAACTGTGCAACTCTCCTAATGTTCATTGACAAAGGCGTCCGTAACCGTATTTCGATCATTAAATATGGTTCGAAGTAGAAGATTTGTGGGAGTAGACACGAGTAGAGTTTCGATTCTATTTCactttcaaatttatttaaatcaaaCTTGAGAAATAGAGTCACACAAGTTGAGAAACAAAGTCACACAGGAACAGTCGCACAATTTGAGAAATGAGATCACACAAGTGTGTACCATCGGTCATAGGTTGGATTTCTCTCGGaactaatttattatttcttgGCTAATTTTGAATCCAATTGATTAACATGGTTGGCTGTAAGAGATGATCGGTCCCTCTTTGACTTTAGTCTAAAAGTACTCCAAACTTAGATCATATGGTGTGATAGGTATCACTCTATAGTATAAAGTACGTTTTTCTGAAAGCTAACAAGATCAGTCGATAgagcattaaaaaaaagttgtagaaagttttctttttaatgatAAACTAGGAGTTTTTCCGCGCCATGCGCAGaaataataaatctaaaagtataattttgatttaaaaaaattcttcaatttttatattttaaatttattagttaaaaaataaaactgcaATGTAACTATTTGTAGTTTTGTTAATTCAGGTTTACTTTAATTTTGTAGtatgatttatttaaatttaaataaaaattatttacatttcATACAGATTTTATTCATATTACACTTtatttaattacttttattttaaatttgtgtatttttaaatatataaattagttataataactatatatacacactaaatataaataacatatataagttgataaatatataattataactacacttagtttatatatatatatataataaaatttatgatttctaagttaatatataaatttattagctattaccatatttcaaaaatcatatcaaagtgaatatctataaataaatataaatttgtatatagaAAACAGTTATTATCATATTTGAGTAACCTTACCAaagacaaaaattttaaaataattttttttatatatcttaacTATCGGGATGCcatatcattttctttattgacATGTCATCATTGTTTTGTGAGAATGAAAGTGGTGATGACACATATcaaaatcacttctcaaatataGTCCTTCTCGAATGCAGGGGGACCATGGGATTTAACATTTTTCAGAAAATATCTTTAACGGcccttttaaaattttggaatatTAATGGACCAGACACATTTTAAAAGTCGATTAATAATTAAGCCCGTAATTTTCATTCATGTGTTTACGAATATTTTATTTGTGGATGTTCATTGAACAAaactagtgttttttttttgaaaaaaacaaaactagtGTTTTCCATGTTTGCTTTTTTCATGTCTTCACGTAGGTTTATTGCGTAGTTCGTTAGTGTCGATCTATCGGTTTACATTACCTAAGGGAATTTACAAACTAtacctttttatatattttttctagaaTTATTAAACATGTAACTTTTTTCAAATAATCCAATCTCATCAACGGTTATAAAggacattaaatttaaaaaaataaaatatatattttcttgtattttGTTTTTCCACAGTTATTCAATAAACTTTagtcaaatttgaaatattgtTGTATCAACTGATAACAAATCCAACACACTTAATCTTTCTGGCGacatgttagattttttttttttatcatcaacaatacagactcatattgactctgtgaaccaaaccgaatgatctcactacaagaaaacacagttttagcaaggaaatttaacgaggaaaactattcctcgtgaaattacgatgacttaacgatgaaattgcgaggaaataaagtttcctcgtaatggccttgtaaaataccgagtaaagcttttcctcgtaaaatcgtcgtaagttgacgtggtttttccgagaaaaatgtgtttcgtcgcaaattcgtcgtaattttagcatgatttttacgaggaaataacttacgaggaaagaacgagaaatccaccaacttaacacgttttttttgccaccaacctaatttttcgtcgtaaattcctagcaaaattcaactaccagattcgaaaattttctatatatatggaggtttgaacataattttaagcacaccaacaagaaaaaaaacgtgaaaaaaatgtcgggcttgggaaatattttcgagttgcggaggtggatgtatatgcatagagatgctaacgggagagtgacgaaagaatatcttgctgggttggagcgttttatgcatcaagcagattctacaccgctcgcccaagaaagcggtaaaatattctgtccttgtaggaaatgtaacaattcaaagttggcaaatcgtgaaaatgtttggaagcatttagtaaatagaggtttcacgccaaattattatatctggtttcaacatggagaaggttatagttatgatcagaatgaagctagtagtagtaatagcaactttcaagaagaaccggttgatcatcaattgcataatgcacatagttaccatcaggaggatcagccgatggtagattatgatagggttcatgatatggtaactgatgcattcgtagctcatgatgatgaagatgaagaacctaacatagattcaaaaaagttttatgaaatgttagatgcggcaaatcaaccactttacagtggttgtagagaaggtctctctaaattgtcattggctgctagaatgatgaatattaaaactgatcacaatctacctgaaagttgcatgaacgaatgggcagatttatttaaagagtatttgccggaagacaatgagtctgctgattcttattatgagattcagaaactggtttatagtcttgggttgccttcggagatgatagatgtttgcatcgacaactgcatgatctactggggagatgatgagaagttggaagaatgtcgattctgcaagaaaccacgattcaagccgcaaggaaggggacgtaatagggtaccgtaccaaaggatgtggtacctaccaattacagatagattgaaaagattgtaccaatcggagcagactgctggaaagatgaggtggcatgccgagcatactcagacggatggtgagatgactcatccatcagatgcaagagcctggaaacattttaacaaagtacatccgaatttcgctagcaatagccggaatgtgtacctcggattatgcacagatggatttagtccatttggaatgtcagggagacaatattcattgtggcctgtctttcttacgccatacaacctgccaccggagatgtgcatgcaacgggagtttttattcttgaccatattaatacccggtccgaagcatccaaaaaggtcacttgatgttttcctacaaccactgataaaagagttgaaggatttgtggtcaacaggggtgaggacgtatgactgctcaacgaagaagaattttacgatgcgagctatgcttttgtggaccataagtgactttcctgcctatgggatgttgtctggatggactacacatgggagattagcttgtccatattgtaatggaacgacagatgcatttcaactgaagaatggtagaaagacaagttggttcgattgtcaccgtcgatttcttccagttggccatccgtaccgaagaaacaagaatttgtttaggcacaaaaaggttgtgagagacactcctcctccatatctaactggagaacaaattgaagcgcaaatcgactactacggagctaacgaaacagttcgctggggtggtaattggcatgtccctcgtaatatgcctgattcttacggtgttcatcacaactggcacaagaagagtatattttgggagttaccatattggaaggatcttcttctgcgccacaaccttgatgtgatgcatatagagaagaatttctttgagaacatcatgaatacaatattgaatgtcccagggaagacaaaagacaacataaaatcgaggttggacttgccggatatttgctcaagaagtgagttacatataaaaagcaatggccaagttcccgttccaatttttagattgtcttcagaaaaaaagtcggttttgttcaattgggtggcatcagaagtgaagttccctgatgggtatgtttcaaatctttcaagatgtgttgaaaagggtcaaaagttctccgggatgaagagtcatgattgtcatgtctttatgcaacgacttctgccatttgcatttgcggagctacttccaacaaacgtacatgaagcacttgcaggtagtttacaataggacaataatattaaattggtttagtttacaataatagtatttgactaacaatgtgtttaattgtttttggaataggcattggagcatttttcagggatttgagcacacgcactcttaaagaagaagtcgtagaacagcttcaggagaacattcctatcttattgtgcaacttggagaagatatttcctccaggcttttttgacgtgatggagcatctagctatccacctcccatatgaggcattgcttcgtggaccggtacattacggatggatgtatcagtacgagcgagccatgaaatatttgaagggaaaagcaaagaacctcgccaaagttgaaggttctataattgctggaagtttgacagaagaagtttctcacttcacatcgtactactttgcgtcaaaagtacgtacccgaagaagagctccaagaagatatgatgatggtggcgttgcgcccacatatgcagttgttggtgttccagaaatctttagccagattggacgacttggtgggaaatcaaaacaggtttggtggtcgagtgaagaagacgctcatagtgcacacacctatattctactcaattgcgaggatccattgatgcgttattttgaaaggtaacttaaattgagtatacattatataattgagagagattaattcatgtaaaatgtgaatttacagcatgtttgtttcacaagtcaaagaaacatttcctggtatatccacaagtgacgtagacaaaagaaaagatcaacactttgttaagtggttgaagaatcaggtattaatcaaatacttttaaaattttcatacatgaatgatttgtatttcaacgttctttttatttttaaataggttgattatgacgacgatgcagattatcctaagtggttacacgaagtaattcaatctccacttgtaaaggtcaccacatcacagatgtatttcacacgaggctatacttttcacacatatgagtatggtaaacagcgggcaaccagtaactatggaatttgtgtgaaaggagaaacagatttctacggaatcttgacggagattattgaagtcgaattcccagggatattgaagctaaaatgcgtcctcttcaagtgtgaatggttcgaccccgtcgtcaatagaggtgttcggttgaacaaattcggtgtagtagatgtcaacggtggccggaggtacaacaaattcgagcccttcatcttagcttcacaagcagaccaagttagcttccttccatacccacggatgagagagtcgggtataaattggttagccgtgatcaaagttacacctcgaggacgaatcatcgtaggagaagaaccaccattgcaagaagaacaaa
The window above is part of the Brassica napus cultivar Da-Ae chromosome C8, Da-Ae, whole genome shotgun sequence genome. Proteins encoded here:
- the BNACNNG35460D gene encoding uncharacterized protein BNACNNG35460D isoform X2, translating into MGVFPGFGSWISKNSQQPLKAEAKGSENVESKSVSEKDTKNNAPAKKKKKKEYYDEKEKIRQEKLWHEEEEKHPWQNPPPKVKVTTKKGVYHMNLEITLGAPPELIYLWLIHPHGSSFLDEKKWRDLMITKSKKVLMEDGPREVFKVERSVVYDFFSLTSVRIPLHLIVEENRKDLTGKYKKEKVMLMKVFEGNYKVEPVYVDQERLCKKRLPKSPEEYRKCSGGQGKIGSKLTINQYFEPYPPFNLPPFSWYIRGNTVKTSKNLLYALQNTAKSVRMAGPLEEPPNR